The segment TCGTCACCTAAGACTATAATGGAAGATAAAACTGTTGAAAGAACATACGAAATGCCAGCTTATGAGTTAAGTAAGCTGCACGATTATCTCACAGATGTTCTCCAACTAGAAGCTGTCGCTTGTAAAGACTGGCTTACTAATAAAGTGGACCGTTCGGTTACAGGTAAAGTAGCCAGACAACAATGCCAAGGAGAAATTCAATTACCACTGAGTGATTGCGGTGTTGTCGCACTGGATTATACAGGTACCAAAGGGATTGCAACATCTATTGGTCACGCCCCACAAGCTGGATTGGCTAATCCAGAAGCTGGATCTATTCTATCCGTTAGTGAAGCTCTTACAAACTTAGTATTTGCTCCTTTAGTAGATGGACTTGATACCATATCATTATCAGCCAACTGGATGTGGCCTTGCCGTTCACAAGACGGTGAAGACACTCGCCTTTACTCTGCAGTACAAGCATTAAGTAATTTCTGTTGCGACCTAGGCATCAATGTCCCTACAGGAAAAGATTCTCTTTCAATGACTCAGAAGTACCCTGATGGAGATAAAGTTATAGCTCCCGGTACTGTTATTGTCTCTGCAATGGGAGAAGTATCCGATGTAAAACGAGTAGTATCTCCTGTATTAGTTAATAATACTAAGACTTCTATTTACCACATTGACTTCAGCTTTGATAGCTTTAAATTAGGAGGATCAGCATTTGCTCAAAGTCTGGGTAAAGTAGGACAAGAGGTTCCAACTATTCAAGACTCTGAATATTTTAGAGATGCATTTACTGCTGTACAAGAACTGATCAGCAAAGGACATATCTTATCAGGTCATGATATTTCTGCAGGTGGATTAATTACAGCACTTCTCGAAATGTGCTTTGCCAATACAGAAGGTGGTATGGAGATAAATCTAGACAGTATTCCTGAAGATGATTTAATCAAAATACTCTTTGCTGAAAACCCAGGTATCCTAGTACAAATTGACGATAAAAAAGCATCTAGCATTCTAGATCTATTAGAAGAACAAGGTGTAGGAATCGTAAAAATAGGTAAGCCTTCAGAAGAAAGACACATACTTGTCTCTAAAGCTGGTGCAACCTATCAGTTCGGCATTGATTATCTACGCGACGTATGGTATTCAACTTCATACTTATTAGATAAAGATCAATCGTTTAACGGAAAAGCTAAAGAACGTTACGAAAACTACAAAAAGCAACCTTTAGAATTTGCTTTCATGCCAAGCTTTACAGGCAAGTTATCCCAATATAAGCTCAAAGCATCTCGCACACATTTATCTGGTATTAAAGCAGCTATTATCCGAGAAAAAGGAACCAATGGTGAAAGAGAAATGGCCTATGCTCTGCATCTTGCAGGCTTTGATGTAAAAGATGTAATGATGACCGACTTAACCAGCGGCAGAGAAACTTTAGAAGATATTAATATTGTTGTTTTCTGCGGTGGATTCTCCAACTCAGACGTTTTAGGATCAGCCAAAGGTTGGGCTGGAGGAATACTTTTCAATGATAAAGCAAAAGAAACTATCAAACGTTTCTATGAAAGAAAAGACACTCTTTCACTTGGTATATGCAATGGATGTCAACTAATGATAGAATTAGGACTTATTTATCCAGATCATAAAAAGAAAGTCAAGATGCTTCATAACGACTCTCATAAATTTGAATCATCATTCCTGGGTGTTACTATCCCCACAAATCGTACAGTGATGTTTGGATCATTAAGTGGAAGTAAATTAGGTATATGGGTAGCTCATGGCGAAGGAAAATTTGATTTACCTTATGAACAAGAGAAATATAATATTGTAGCTCAATATAGCTATGATGAATATCCTGCCAATCCGAATGGATCCAAGTATGCTACCGCAGCTGTTGCTAGCAATGATGGTCGTCACATCGCTATGATGCCTCACTTAGAAAGAGCTATATTCCCATGGCAAAACGCATTCTATCCGAATGACAGACGAAAATTTGATCAAGTTACTCCATGGATTGAGGCATTTGTAAATGCAAGAGAATGGATTGAGAAAAACAAAAAGTAATCCTAACCTTTATTTTATATTTTTTATTCAGGGAAGACTATCGCAAGAGGTCTTCCCTGATTTCTTTGTACTAAACCATAGACAAGCCTATAAAAATCTCAGAGACCTACTAGTATATCTGGAAAACGCATCTAGAAGGAGTTCTATAGTTACTTAATCATTAAACATTTGTAAAAATTTAGTGGTAATATAAATTAATAAAATCTAATCATTAATTTTAAAAAGATATCTTTTTTGAGAAGAGCATAAATTTGTCTTTGATGCTATTTTTTTTTAGTTTTGTAAGACATACAATAGTCAGTTTTGGGAAACTCCCCAATATAACACCCAACTATTATGAAGAGACTTATACCCGTACTCTGTCTCCTTTTTTTATCAATAATAACACAAGCACAGTCCTACACCTACCTAGGTGTTAACGAAGGATTAAGCCACAGACATGTCTATAGCATACAAAAAGACAGCAAAGGTTATATGTGGTTTCTTACTTATGAAGGAGCTGATAGATTCAATGGAGCAGAGTTTAAACACTATAATTTTTTCCTTGATGGACATAAACTAAATTCATCAACACACTTAAAAAATCTATTTTATTCTCCCGATAATATTTTATGGCAAATAGGTTCTGATGGCAAAGTTTTTCAATACAACAACTATTCTGATGAATTTGAGTTATTTTATACTTATCCCAACGAGTCTAACGAAACAACGATACTCGATTTTAGCGATATTGATGAGAATAATAGAATATGGATGGCCTATCAAGGAAACTTACACATTTACAACTACCAAAAACGTAAAGAAGTAAGTATTACTCAACATCCCCTTTATGCAGCAACTAGCATCGAACAACTACAAGGGGACTCATATGCTATAGGTACTACACATGGCGTATTTTTAGCCGAAATAAGAAATGATTCTCTTCAACTAACTACCAATTCGTTATTAATAGAAAAGCTTCCTATGCGTATAGAACAACTCTACTATCATAAGGAAAGCAACTCTTTGATAATCGCCACTCTTAGGCAGGGATTGTTTATTTACGATATTGAAAAAGGTACATTATCCTCGCAGCTTGATTTACAAACAACTAGTGTTAATAAAATGACACACTATAACGAGGATGAAATTCTTGTTGCGACCAATGGAGCTGGTGTGTTTCTACTAAATGTAACTAAACAAACACTCCAACCATATATCATTGCAGATTATGATAGCCCCAATGGAATGAATGGGAATAACATCAAAGATATTTTTTTAGATGAGAGTGATCGAATTTGGATGGCAAATTATCCCGAGGGTATTACTATACGGAATAACCAGAATATGAACTACGAATGGATCAGACATATTCCAAAACATTCGCAATCTCTTATTCATGATGAGGTAAATTGTATTTTAGAGGACAAGGATGATGATTTATGGTTTGCAACAACCAACGGCATTAGTTTATATCATACAAAAACTGATCGCTGGGAATCTTATTTATCTTCCTATAACCAGGAGTTAACAATCAATAACCATATGTTTATTTCTTTATGTGAAGTAAGCCCTGGTATTATATGGGTAGGAGGATACAATTCAGGAGTATATGAGATCAATAAGCACACACATAAATCGAAATTATTATTATCTAATCAACTCCAGCAAATTAATCAACCCGATAAGTGTATCCGTGCTATTGTAAAAGATAAAGACAACTCGATTTGGGTAGGTGGTTATTACAATTTGAAACAAATAAATATAGGAAATGAGCGTATTCGCTATTTTAATGACTTAAACTCCATTACTACTTTAGTAGAAAAAGATGCATCTAGTATTTGGGTAGCTTCAGCCAAAGGGTTATACATTTTAGAGAAGAAATCGGGTAATAGCAGAAAAATAGATTTACCCATCATTTCTCCTTTTGTTCATACACTTCATCAAGACAAAACAGGAAACTTATATATTGGAACAAACGAAGGCTTACTAATCTTCGACCCTAAAAGTGGTATATTTAAGCATTTTCATAAAGAAAACTCATTCTTGATTTCAAATATTGTTCGTTCTATTGTTACCGATAAGGATGATAATTTTGCTTATTTAGCCACAGACAAAGGTCTTTCAAAATTAAATCTAGAGGATCTAAGTTTCCAAAACTGGACTAAAGACCAAGGTTTACTCACTACTTTCTTCAGTGGTAATACAGGTATCCAACTTAAAAATGGTGATTACCTCTTTGGTAGTGCAAATGGAGTAGTTCGGTTTGGGCAAAACAGTAAAGTTCAATCGGGCTACAACTCTAAAATGATTTTAGAGGAACTAATAGTTAATCAACAAGTCATTCATCCAACAGACAACAATACTGTTTTAAATGCTCCACTTAACGAAGTAGATCATATAACCCTAAAATTTAAAGAAAACAACGTTTCAATAAAAGTAGGCTCAATAAATTATGATTATCCATCTAATATTCTTTATACATGGAAAATGGATGGACTTTATGATAAGTGGAGTTTACCTACCGAAGAAACCAAGTTCAACTTTACAAATCTGAATCCAGGTACTTACAAATTTACTGTCAGAGCCATACCCCGAGATAACTCTAAAGAGGTATTAGAAGAAAGAGTTATCCATATTGAAGTTTTAAATCCTTATTGGTGGAATGTGTTAGCCAAAACAATGTATCTACTAATAATCGTAGGCTTATTAGTATTAATTACTCGTTACTTCATACAAAGAAGTGAAAAAAAGTTAGTAGACCATACTAAACAGTTCTATTATAACACGGCTCATGACATTAAGGTACCTCTAAGATTAATAAAAGAGCCTCTTCAAGAAATCCACGAAAAAGAACAACTATCACCTAATGGCTTGAATAACTTACGAGTGGTTCTTAGAAACCTAAACACTCTATTAGCTCAAAATGATAATGTTATTAATTACGAAAGAATGCAGAAGAATAAAAACAAACTTTACCTCTCCGAACATAATCTTTCGCACCTAGTTGATCGAATCATAAAACAAACACTACCGATTGCCGAACTCAAGCAGGTAAGTATAAAACTAGAAAACACACTAGAAGAAGACTTATTGGTGTGGATTGATAAAGATAAAATTAAAGCGATCTTTAATAATCTATTAAATAATGCCATTGAGAAGACACCAGACTTTAAGTCGGTAAAGCTACAAATGGGTATGGATACTGATTCTTGGTTCTTTGAAGTTAACCATGAAGGAGACCTTATTCCAGAGGAGCAATTAAACAGCTTAAAAGATGGAAAATGCCTAGATGATGCTATCTATGGCAATACGGAAGCTCAAAAAGAATTAGGTCTTCGCTTAGTTTGTCAACTAGTTAAAGTACACAATGGTACTGTTAGTTTAGACAGCAATAAAGAGAGCGGAACTACCTTTAGAGTTAATTTACCTTTCTACCATAAAAGTATGGCATATGAGGCACCTAAAGAAGAACACAAAACTATTCTTAAACTACCTCCAGTCATCCATAGACTGCCGATACTTAAGAAAGGAACCCCTATTAATCACAAAATATTAAACAATCACGATTTTGTTAATGATGGCAGAAAGCCAACCGTTCTTTTAGCCGAAGATGACGCTACATTGCAAGCCGAAATCATTAATAATTTATCAGACGATTATATTATTGAAACAGCGAAACTAGGACATGATGCTATCCATATGGCAAAAGAACTACGCCCAGATATAATCATTTCTAGAATGTATTTTCAAGACATGAAGGGTACAGAACTTTCATTAACACTTAAAGGAGATATTGAAACCTCACATATTCCGATTATCCTATTAACAGATAAGAATGATGAGAAGCATATCTTAAAAGGATTGCAAAATGGAGCCGATGAATACATCCTAAAACCTTTTAATTATCGAATTTTAAAGGCTTCAATGGCAAATTTATTGGCAAATAGAGCCTTACTAAGAGATAAATACGCTAGTTTAGAAATTCAAGAACCAATAGATTGCATACACTGTTCTACTAATCTAGACTGGAAGTTTATTGCTACCGTAAAAGAAAAGGTGGAAGAACATATGTCGGAAGCCGATTTTACTGTCGATAAGCTATGTGCTATTTTAAATATGAGTAGAACAAGTTTCTACAATAAATTGAAAGATTTAACGAACAAAACACCGTCAGATTATATACGACTCATCAAATTAAATCATGCCGCACTACTCTTAAAAAGTCAAGAGTTTACAATTGCAGAAATAGCAGAAAAGACAGGGTTTAATGATGCTAAATACTTTAGAGAAGTATTTAAAAAGCATTATAATATGACACCATCAAAATATGCTAAAGAAAACTCATAATGAATCCGTATCTACAATTATTTAGAATTTTTTTCAAAATAGGAGCATTTACAATAGGTGGAGGTTATGCTATGGTCCCTATTATAGAGGACGAAATAGTAACAAAACGAAAGTGGATATCACAAGAGGAGTTTGTGGATTTACTTGCGATAGCGCAATCTGCTCCTGGCATTTTAGCTGTAAATATATCCATCTTTATAGGGTACAAGTTAAAAGGGATTAAAGGTTGTTTTGTGACAACTCTGGGTTCTGTACTTCCATCTTTTCTCATCATATTGATGATTGCAATGTTTTTTCAAGCTTTCAAAGACAATATATATGTTGAGAAAATGTTTAAAGCCATTCGTCCTGCAGTAGTTGCTTTAATTGCTGCACCAACTTTTTCTATGGCTAAAACAGCAAAAATATCTATTTACAATGTATGGATTCCAATTGTATCAGCCCTCTTGATATGGCTTATGGATGTCTCTCCTATTTGGATTATTGTGGCTGCAGGCGTGTTAGGTTTTGCATGGGGTCAAATTAAAAAAAATAAAGCATGATTACACTATACTTTGAATTGTTCTACACCTTTTTTAAAATTGGGTTATTTGGATTTGGAGGTGGTTATGCCATGCTTTCTATGATCCAAGGAGAAGTTGTTACACATTACCAATGGCTCACACCACAAGAATTTACAGACATAGTAGCAATCAGTCAGATGACTCCTGGACCAATAGGTATTAATGCTGCTACCTACGTAGGATACACAGCTACAGGAGGGAGCATATTAGGTTCTATAGTTGCTACTTTGGCTGTTGTTTTTCCCTCCTTTATACTTATGCTCTTAATCAGTAAGTTCTTTTTAAGATATAGTAGCCACCCTACTGTAGAGGCTATATTTAGTGGATTAAGACCTGCGGTGGTTGGACTTTTAGCTTCTGCAGCTTTAGTCTTAATGGATAAAGAAAACTTCTCTTCACCACAACTAGATATGTATTCTTTTATCTGTAGTATTGCTATTTTTGCATTAGCATTTTTCTTCTCAAAGTCCAAATACAAAATAAACCCTATACTACTCATAATTATATGCGGAGTGATAGGGCTTATTATCTATTAACAATAAAGTAAAATACTATAGAGACACTTTCTTTCTCTTGTATTTAGACTCATTATGTAATCGGTCTAAAGCTGTAACTACATAAGTATATTTTTTCTGACCATCCACATAAGGCAACTTATAGAACTCATTGGGTGTAATGGCTACAATATGAGAAGGATCTTCTAGGTCTATCTTCTGCCCCCTTTCAAAACGATAAATCACGTAGCGTATAGCCTCATCCATTAATGTTTTTGCCTTTGGTGCTGTCCAGAATAACATATATCCATCTATCGTCCAAAGACTTTTAACTTTACGAACAGATTTTGGAGCTTTATCATCCATAAAATCAAATACAGGTACAAGGGAAGGATATTTATTATATTCAGATACTAAAGCATCTAAATATCTACCTTCATTGGCTACTACAGATGTAGCAGGCCACTGACAACTACCACCGACAGACTGATATGAACGCTGAATACGCATTTTCAGAGGTAATTGGTTCATATTTGGATTGTTGGGATCAGCATGCTGAATAGTATTTGGAACAGATTGTCCAATAAAAAGTGGACGATTACTGCTGTTTTTAGCCCACCAATCTACTAAAACTTGATAATCTGCAACTGGATGTCCTACATGCCAATAGATTTGAGGAATATTATAATCTACCCAACCTTTATTGACCCATAATAAGACATCAGCATATAAATCATCGTAGTTTTGTAAGCCATTGGTTCTACTTCCAAATGGATTAGAGCGTTCATTTCTATAGATCCCGAAAGGACTTACACCGAATTTAACCCATGGTTTAATCTCTCTTACGGTCTCATGAATTTGCTTAATCAACAGATTCACGTTATCCCTTCTCCAGTCACCCTTATTTGTATATGCAGAGCCTAACCTTCTAAAACTAGGATCATCATTAAACTCCATCCCGTCTTTAGGATAAGGATAAAAATAATCATCCATGTGTATCGCATCGACATCATATCTATTTACAATATCACTTACAATGCTACAAATGTAATTTCTATTTTCTTGAAGGGCTGGATCAAAAAACAATTGATTTCCATATTGAATAAAACGCTCGGGGTACTTTATATAGGGATGAGAATAAGCTAACTCTTTATTTATATTCATCATAGCTCTGTATGGATTTATCCATGCATGTAATTCCATACCTCGCTTATGACATTCTTCTACCATAAAAGCCAAAGGATCCCAATAAGGATTAGGTGCTTTCCCTTGTTGTCCAGTAAGAAATCTACTCCAAGGTTCTAAGTTGGATTCATAAAGGGCATCACCTTCAGCTCTAATCTGAAAAATAACAGCATTCATGTTTGCTTTTTTTAAAGCATCTAATTGATTCAGTAAACGCTGTTGTGCTTGTGCTGTAGATAAACCTTGAAATTGTCCATTAATAATCTGTATCCAACCCGCTCTAAACTCTCGTTTCGGATACTTTTGAGCCAGTAGATCTCCAGAGAATCCGAATATCAAAAAAATAATCAGTATAAAAAAAGGTATTTTACTCTTCATTGCTTATTTTAATTAGTTCGCAGCAAATATATACTTTTATTACCTCTTTTCATTATAAAAAGTAAAAACTGCAAACACTTTATACTATGTAACTTGTTTATTAAAGCAATTAGCATATTATAAGAAGTTTAATAAAAATCTACTTACTCAATTATGGGTAAAAAGAGGTACAAAAACATTAACTTTGCATTTCAATCAAAAAGAAGGAACTAAATGGCCGAAGGGAACTATATATCAATTAAAGGAGCTCGTGTAAACAACCTGAAAAATATAGATGTTGATATTCCTAGGAATAAACTTGTGGTTATTACTGGGTTATCAGGTTCTGGAAAATCATCTTTAGCTTTCGATACATTATATGCTGAAGGGCAGCGTAGATATGTAGAGAGCTTATCAAGTTATGCACGTCAGTTCTTAGGTAGAATGAGTAAACCTGAATGTGACTTTATAAAAGGTATTCCTCCTGCTATTGCCATCGAACAAAAAGTAAATAGCAGAAACCCAAGATCAACAGTGGGTACATCTACCGAAATATATGAATATTTAAGACTATTATATGCCAGAGTAGGCAAGACATACAGTCCTATCAGTGGTAAAGAAGTTAAGAAACACTCTATGAATGACATCGTAGAATGTATGTTGTCTTACCCAATAGGTACAAAATTTACAATTCTTACCCCTGTCCTTGTACGCCAAGATCGTACTTTGGAGGAGCAGTTGGAAATGGATCTAAAACAAGGATTTAACCGAGTAGAAGTCAACGGAGAAATTATTCGTATTGATGCTTATACCCCCAACTCACAAGACCAAGTACATCTATTAATCGATCGAATGAAAGTCGATAATAGTAAAGATACAATTAGTAGATTAACAGATTCTGTAGAAACTGCATTGTATGAGGGTGCAGGAAATTGTATTCTTCGATTCTTCCTTCCCAACGGAGAAAATATCACTCATTCATTTAGTAATAAGTTTGAAGCTGATGGCATTGAGTTCGAAGAACCCACCGATCAGATGTTCTCCTTCAACTCCCCCATTGGTGCATGTCCTGAATGCGAAGGTTTTGGTAAAGTTATGGGCATAGACGAACACCTTGTTATACCCAACAGAGCATTATCTATTTACGAAAATGCAGTATTTTGCTGGAGAGGTGAAAAGATGAGTGCATGGAAAGATAAACTGATCAGCAATGCAGATAAGTTTGGTTTTCCAATATTTACACCCTATTATGAACTCACAGAAGAACAAAAAAACATTCTATGGGAAGGTAATCAATATTTTGAAGGGATCAATGATTTCTTCAGTATGCTGAAAGAAAACCAGTACAAGAAACAGTACCGTATTATGCTTTCTCGCTATAGAGGAAAAACAACTTGTCCTAAATGTAAAGGCACTCGCTTAAAACCTGAAGCAAATTATGTTAAAGTTGGAGGTTTGAGTATTACTAAATTAGTAGATAAGCCAATAAACGAACTTAGCCTATTTTTTAAACATCTAGAACTCTCTGAATATGAATTGAAGGTTGCTACTAGAATATTGACTGAAATTACTAGCCGCATCCAGTTCCTTATTGATGTTGGTTTGGGTTATCTTACTCTAAATCGATTAAGCAACTCTCTCTCGGGAGGAGAAAGCCAAAGAATAAACCTAGCTACCTCATTGGGTAGTAGCCTCGTAGGTAGTTTATACATTCTAGATGAACCCAGCATCGGTTTACACAGTAGAGATACTGATAAACTTATTAATGTACTAAAACAGCTAAGAGATCTAGGCAACACAGTAGTTGTTGTAGAACACGATGAAGAAATAATACGGGCAGCCGACTATATCATTGATATAGGTCCGAAAGCTGGTAGGCTAGGTGGTGAAGTTGTTTACGAAGGAGATATGAATAACTTGCAACCCAATAGTAATAGTTATACAGTAAAATATCTTCTTGGGGAAGAAACGATACCCGTACCTCAACACAGAAGGCCTTGGAATAATTATATTGAGATTAAAGGAGCTAGAGAAAACAACCTTAAAGGTATTGATGTAAAATTCCCTCTTAATGTAATGACTGTAGTTACAGGTGTTTCTGGCTCGGGGAAAAGTACCTTAGTACAAGATATATTCTTTAGAGCATTAAAAAGACAACTCGATGAGTACACAGATAGACCAGGAGAGTTTACTGAGTTGACAGGTGATATAAAGTTACTAGATAACATCGAGTTTGTAGATCAGAACCCCATAGGGCGTTCATCTCGTTCTAATCCAGCCACATACTTAAAAGCTTATGATGAAATTCGTAAGTTATGGGCTAACCAACCTCTTTCTAAGCAAATGGGATATAAACCAGGTTTCTTCAGTTTTAATAGTGAAGGAGGAAGATGTGAGGAGTGTAAAGGTGATGGAACCATTACAGTGGAAATGCAATTTATGGCCGACCTTGTTTTGCAATGTGAATCATGCCACGGCAAACGCTTCAAGCAAGACACTTTAGAGGTTATGTATCATGGAGTAAATATTTACGATATTTTACAAATGACCGTAAATCAAGCTATTGAGTTTTTTGAGAAGAATAAAGAGCCCAAGATTGTGAAGAAGCTCAAACCTCTCCAAGATGTTGGCTTGGGTTACATTCGCCTAGGACAATCTTCTTCTACTCTATCGGGAGGTGAAAACCAACGTGTCAAGCTAGCTTTTTATCTAAGTCAGGAAAAAGCTAAACCTACATTATTCATCTTTGATGAGCCTACAACAGGACTTCACTTTCATGATATCAAAAAACTATTAGAAGCTTTTGATGCTTTGATCCTAAGAGGTCACACTGTCTTAATCATTGAACACAATATGGATGTGATCAAGTGTGCAGATTATATTATTGATTTAGGACCAGATGGAGGAGATAAAGGTGGTGAACTAATAGCCACTGGCACTCCTGAAGAAATAACTCAATACCCTAAAAGCCACACTGGATATTTCTTAAAAGAAAAACTAGAAAACAAAGAATAAAAAACAGATACAAAACGGAGGTAAGCACATATAACTTACCTTCGTTTTTATATGTTACTCAACAAGATACCAGTCATTCATGCCAGAGATGATAAAGCATCATATCGGTGTCATGAGATTGCTTTGACACCGACATGTCATCATCATGTCAGGGATCTAGTTAGTACTTGCCTAAGACTTACAATAAGAAATTCAAGCACAACTCTCTTTTTTTACTTTATTTCAAGAGACCACTAATAGAAAAATGGTCAATCCAAAAGACTTTAGATTGACCATTTTTAGTTTCTATTTATGTGATAGATTAAAAATAAAAGCTAAAACCTATCTTCAATCCAATCTTTGAGTTATCACTATCTTTCACACTCAAATCCCAATATACTGCTGGTTCAATAGTAACTGTTTTACTCAAGAAATAAGCATAACCAGCTTCTAATAAAAAAGCAAAGTCATTAGTCTTATCCATATGTTTGTACTGAATACTACTCAACTGCAAACCACCACTTAGGTAGATTCCAATATTATCAAAATAATACCTTGTTTTAGCAGCTAGCTTATATTTATCCACAGGACTAGACCAGTCACCACCTAGATCTGCTAAAACTGCCCAATTATCTTGTAAAAAATAACCGCCGCCCACTTCAAAACCAAAGTGTCCTTTTGATCCACTACTATATGATAAATCTAGACCAGTAATAGAAGTATTAACAATAAATTTACCTTCTTCAAACTGAGCACTTGCTCCAATAGTTGTTAGTAAGCAAACAACTAGTAATAATAATTTCTTCATATTTTATTTTTTATCAGGGTTACCCATCTCTTTTTCTCGCTCTTGTGCATATTTCTCTTTCTTACGAAGCACAAACCATAAAATTAAGATGATTAAATAAGAAAAGCCAATAGTCAGATACTCTTCCATTGTATTTTGTCTTTCTACAAAAACTAAAAAAT is part of the Bacteroides coprosuis DSM 18011 genome and harbors:
- a CDS encoding histidine kinase (COGs: COG0642 Signal transduction histidine kinase~InterProIPR011110:IPR011123:IPR003594:IPR001789:IPR 000005:IPR018060~KEGG: bfs:BF3155 putative two-component system sensor kinase/response regulator fusion protein~PFAM: Signal transduction response regulator, receiver domain; Two component regulator three Y; Two component regulator propeller; ATPase-like, ATP-binding domain; HTH transcriptional regulator, AraC~SMART: Helix-turn-helix, AraC type, DNA binding domain; Signal transduction response regulator, receiver domain; ATPase-like, ATP-binding domain~SPTR: Two-component system sensor histidine kinase/response regulator hybrid;~IMG reference gene:2504108108~PFAM: Y_Y_Y domain; Response regulator receiver domain; Histidine kinase-, DNA gyrase B-, and HSP90-like ATPase; Two component regulator propeller; Bacterial regulatory helix-turn-helix proteins, AraC family); the protein is MKRLIPVLCLLFLSIITQAQSYTYLGVNEGLSHRHVYSIQKDSKGYMWFLTYEGADRFNGAEFKHYNFFLDGHKLNSSTHLKNLFYSPDNILWQIGSDGKVFQYNNYSDEFELFYTYPNESNETTILDFSDIDENNRIWMAYQGNLHIYNYQKRKEVSITQHPLYAATSIEQLQGDSYAIGTTHGVFLAEIRNDSLQLTTNSLLIEKLPMRIEQLYYHKESNSLIIATLRQGLFIYDIEKGTLSSQLDLQTTSVNKMTHYNEDEILVATNGAGVFLLNVTKQTLQPYIIADYDSPNGMNGNNIKDIFLDESDRIWMANYPEGITIRNNQNMNYEWIRHIPKHSQSLIHDEVNCILEDKDDDLWFATTNGISLYHTKTDRWESYLSSYNQELTINNHMFISLCEVSPGIIWVGGYNSGVYEINKHTHKSKLLLSNQLQQINQPDKCIRAIVKDKDNSIWVGGYYNLKQINIGNERIRYFNDLNSITTLVEKDASSIWVASAKGLYILEKKSGNSRKIDLPIISPFVHTLHQDKTGNLYIGTNEGLLIFDPKSGIFKHFHKENSFLISNIVRSIVTDKDDNFAYLATDKGLSKLNLEDLSFQNWTKDQGLLTTFFSGNTGIQLKNGDYLFGSANGVVRFGQNSKVQSGYNSKMILEELIVNQQVIHPTDNNTVLNAPLNEVDHITLKFKENNVSIKVGSINYDYPSNILYTWKMDGLYDKWSLPTEETKFNFTNLNPGTYKFTVRAIPRDNSKEVLEERVIHIEVLNPYWWNVLAKTMYLLIIVGLLVLITRYFIQRSEKKLVDHTKQFYYNTAHDIKVPLRLIKEPLQEIHEKEQLSPNGLNNLRVVLRNLNTLLAQNDNVINYERMQKNKNKLYLSEHNLSHLVDRIIKQTLPIAELKQVSIKLENTLEEDLLVWIDKDKIKAIFNNLLNNAIEKTPDFKSVKLQMGMDTDSWFFEVNHEGDLIPEEQLNSLKDGKCLDDAIYGNTEAQKELGLRLVCQLVKVHNGTVSLDSNKESGTTFRVNLPFYHKSMAYEAPKEEHKTILKLPPVIHRLPILKKGTPINHKILNNHDFVNDGRKPTVLLAEDDATLQAEIINNLSDDYIIETAKLGHDAIHMAKELRPDIIISRMYFQDMKGTELSLTLKGDIETSHIPIILLTDKNDEKHILKGLQNGADEYILKPFNYRILKASMANLLANRALLRDKYASLEIQEPIDCIHCSTNLDWKFIATVKEKVEEHMSEADFTVDKLCAILNMSRTSFYNKLKDLTNKTPSDYIRLIKLNHAALLLKSQEFTIAEIAEKTGFNDAKYFREVFKKHYNMTPSKYAKENS
- a CDS encoding Chromate transporter (COGs: COG2059 Chromate transport protein ChrA~InterPro IPR003370~KEGG: bth:BT_1735 chromate transport protein~PFAM: Chromate transporter~SPTR: Chromate transport protein;~IMG reference gene:2504108109~PFAM: Chromate transporter; overlaps another CDS with the same product name), which translates into the protein MNPYLQLFRIFFKIGAFTIGGGYAMVPIIEDEIVTKRKWISQEEFVDLLAIAQSAPGILAVNISIFIGYKLKGIKGCFVTTLGSVLPSFLIILMIAMFFQAFKDNIYVEKMFKAIRPAVVALIAAPTFSMAKTAKISIYNVWIPIVSALLIWLMDVSPIWIIVAAGVLGFAWGQIKKNKA